The genomic DNA GGGACTTTGTCTCGAAAAAGGCTAAACCCGATACAGCGCTTCCCTTAGGGACAGTGTTGACTTTAGCCGCCACAGGTTCAGAGATGAATTCAGGTGCAGTTGTGACCAATTGGGAAACTCATGAAAAATACGGTTGGGGCAGCCCGCTGTTATTTCCTAAGTTCTCAATTTTAGATCCGGCAAATACTTATACAGTTCCTGAAAATCACACGGTATACGGCATTGTTGATATGATGAGCCACGTGCTTGAACAATACTATCACCGTCAATCAAATACACCCCTTCAAGAACACATGTGTGAAGCTGTGTTGAAAACCGTCATTGATGCGGCTCCCAAACTCCTTGAAAACTTAAAGGATTATGAAGCGCGTGAGACGATTTTATATAGTGGCACGATTGCTTTAAATGGTATGTTGCAAATGGGCACGCGTGGTGACTGGGGAACCCACAATCTTGAACATGCTGTATCAGCGATTTACGATATTCCTCATGCCGGGGGATTAGCGATTTTATTCCCGAAATGGTTGAAACATATCGTTGACAAGGGTCAAGGCATTGATAAAACGAAACAATTGGCTGTTCGGGTTTTTGATGTTGATCCTACAGGGAAAAATGACCAAGACATTGCCATTGAAGGTATTGACCGGTTAAGCGCCTTTTGGGACCGCCTTGGTGCACCTTCACGATTAGCAGATTATGATATCACTGACGAAAAGCTTGATTTCATTACTGATCATGCAATGGCAAACGGTCCGTTTGGTGGTTATAAAACGATGGAAAGGCAAGATGTCTTAGACGTACTCAAGAGTGCACTATAAATTAGAGGGCCGGCCTTTTGGTTGGCCTTTTCCATTTAAGTTTCAGTGAGATATGTTGAATTGTTGGCAGTGTTTATGTAAAGTGTAGAAGAGATTATTCATGGAGGGTGAAGATCAATGGGTGAAGTCACATTTGATTATAGCAATGCCCTTAACTTTTTTGGGGAACATGAAATGGAGCACTTGCAAGATCAAGTTCGGACGGCACATGAAGCCTTGCATAATGGAACAGGTGCGGGCAACGATTTTCTAGGATGGCTAACGCTTCCCGAAAATTACGATCGCGAGGAATTCCAGCGAATTCAAGCATCGGCTGAGAAAATCAAATCGGATTCTGATGTTTTGCTTGTCATTGGCATTGGCGGTTCTTATTTAGGTGCGCGTGCTGCAGTTGAAATGCTGAACCATTCTTTTTACAACATGCTGTCGGCGGAAGACCGCGAGACACCTCAGGTTATTTTCGTCGGTAACACGATCAGTCCAACCTATACAAAAGAACTGTTAACGGTATTAAAGGACAAAGATGTTTCCGTTAATGTGATTTCGAAGTCAGGTACAACTACGGAACCGGCCATTGCTTTTCGTATTTTCCGCAGTTTTTTAGAAGAAAAGTATGGACAAGAAGAGGCACGTCGCCGGATTTATGCAACCACGGATAAGGAAAAAGGCGCACTCAAAACTTTGGCAACAAACGAAGGCTATGAAACGTTCGTCATTCCAGATGATGTTGGCGGTCGTTATTCTGTTTTAACCGCTGTTGGATTGTTACCTATCGCTGCGAGCGGTATTGATATCGATCAAATGATGGCCGGTGCCCGGGCGGCACAAGAAGCTTACAACACGCCGGATTTATCGAATAATCCTGCTTATCAGTATGCGGTGGTCCGAAATATCTTTTATAATAAAGGTAAAGTGATTGAGTTACTCGTGAATTATGAACCGGGCTTACATTACTTTTCCGAGTGGTGGAAGCAATTATTTGGAGAAAGTGAAGGTAAGGATCATAAGGCCCTTTACCCGGCATCTGCTGATTTTTCAACAGATTTACATTCTTTGGGGCAGTATGTTCAAGAAGGGCGTCGTCATTTACTTGAAACTGTTTTAAATGTTGAGAAGCCCCGTGAGGATATGACGATCGAGGAAGATCAAGATAATCTTGATAATTTAAATTATCTTGCTGGCGAAACCATGGATTTTGTTAATAAGAAAGCCTTTGAGGGCACGCTTTTAGCTCATACTGACGGGGAAGTGCCAAATTTGGTCGTTAACATTCCGGAATTAACACCATATTACTTTGGCTATCTCGTTTATTTCTTTGAGAAAGCCTGTGCCATCAGCGGTTACTTACTAGGTGTCAACCCGTTTGATCAACCAGGTGTTGAGGCCTATAAGAAGAATATGTTTGCGCTGCTCGGCAAGCCAGGGTTTGAAGATCAGAAAGAAGCGCTCGAGAACCGTTTGCATAGGAAATAAAAAATTAAGTCCCGCCACAAATTCGGTGGGACTTTCCTGTAAACATGATATTTGACCTTAGTTTTTGTTTATCAATATCGATTGGTTCCTAAGACTGGGGGGGTTATGTCTTCCTTGGGAAAAATGCTTCCTAACTCTGAATTGTATGTTCTGTAGCACTAATTTTTGCTCCATAAGTCGATTTTTGTGTTCAACATCTTTCATATGCATGTTTCTTTTTTATTGAAGAATAATAATGACAAA from Tuberibacillus sp. Marseille-P3662 includes the following:
- a CDS encoding iron-containing alcohol dehydrogenase, which produces MDTFVWNNPTKLIFGYGQTAELKNEVPLYGNKVLLVYGGGSIKKNGLYDEVVNHLKSIDVDIVELSGVEPNPRLSTIHKGVTLCKEHDVDFILAVGGGSVIDGSKTIAAGAKYDGDVWDFVSKKAKPDTALPLGTVLTLAATGSEMNSGAVVTNWETHEKYGWGSPLLFPKFSILDPANTYTVPENHTVYGIVDMMSHVLEQYYHRQSNTPLQEHMCEAVLKTVIDAAPKLLENLKDYEARETILYSGTIALNGMLQMGTRGDWGTHNLEHAVSAIYDIPHAGGLAILFPKWLKHIVDKGQGIDKTKQLAVRVFDVDPTGKNDQDIAIEGIDRLSAFWDRLGAPSRLADYDITDEKLDFITDHAMANGPFGGYKTMERQDVLDVLKSAL
- a CDS encoding glucose-6-phosphate isomerase; translation: MGEVTFDYSNALNFFGEHEMEHLQDQVRTAHEALHNGTGAGNDFLGWLTLPENYDREEFQRIQASAEKIKSDSDVLLVIGIGGSYLGARAAVEMLNHSFYNMLSAEDRETPQVIFVGNTISPTYTKELLTVLKDKDVSVNVISKSGTTTEPAIAFRIFRSFLEEKYGQEEARRRIYATTDKEKGALKTLATNEGYETFVIPDDVGGRYSVLTAVGLLPIAASGIDIDQMMAGARAAQEAYNTPDLSNNPAYQYAVVRNIFYNKGKVIELLVNYEPGLHYFSEWWKQLFGESEGKDHKALYPASADFSTDLHSLGQYVQEGRRHLLETVLNVEKPREDMTIEEDQDNLDNLNYLAGETMDFVNKKAFEGTLLAHTDGEVPNLVVNIPELTPYYFGYLVYFFEKACAISGYLLGVNPFDQPGVEAYKKNMFALLGKPGFEDQKEALENRLHRK